One window of Marmota flaviventris isolate mMarFla1 chromosome 5, mMarFla1.hap1, whole genome shotgun sequence genomic DNA carries:
- the LOC139705650 gene encoding olfactory receptor 2M3-like, which translates to MAWGNQTSSPVFILLGIFNHSPTHTFLFALVLGIFTVAVMGNSTMVLLIHLDAQLHTPMYFLLSQLSLMDLMLICTTVPKMVFNYLSGRNSISLAGCGTQIFFYVSLMGAECFLLAAMAYDRYVAICHPLRYPVLMSQKVCGLMAAASWLLGSLDGIIEAAVALSFLYCGSREILHFFCNVPALLTLACTDTLTFERMIFICCIIMLLFPVGIIIASYVRVILAVIHVGSGEGRRKAFATCSSHLMVVGMYYGAAMFIYMRPTSDRSPTQDKMVSAFYTILTPMLNPLIYSLRNREVSRAFMKVLGKGKSGE; encoded by the coding sequence ATGGCCTGGGGGAACCAGACCTCCAGCCCTGTCTTCATCCTGCTGGGCATCTTCAACCACAGCCCCACCCACACCTTCCTCTTTGCCCTGGTCCTGGGCATCTTCACAGTGGCCGTCATGGGGAACTCCACCATGGTGCTCCTCATCCATCTGGACGCCCAGctgcacacccccatgtacttcctcctcagccagctctccctcatGGACCTGATGCTCATCTGCACCACTGTCCCCAAGATGGTCTTCAACTATCTTTCTGGCAGGAACTCCATCTCTCTGGCAGGCTGCGGGACCCAGATATTCTTCTACGTGTCCCTGATGGGAGCCGAATGCTTCCTGTTGGCAgcaatggcctatgaccgctatgtggccatttgcCACCCATTAAGATACCCAGTTCTCATGAGCCAGAAAGTCTGTGGTCTCATGGCTGCTGCTTCCTGGCTTCTTGGCTCCCTTGATGGTATAATTGAAGCTGCAGTTGCCTTGTCCTTCCTATACTGTGGTTCCCGGGAAATACTCCACTTTTTCTGTAACGTCCCTGCCCTGCTCACCCTCGCATGCACTGACACCTTGACATTTGAAAGGATGATATTTATCTGCTGTATCATTATGCTTCTGTTCCCTGTAGGCATCATCATTGCTTCCTATGTTCGTGTGATTCTGGCCGTCATTCACGTGGGGTCTGGGGAGGGTCGCCGCAAAGcttttgccacctgctcctcccacctcatGGTGGTGGGCATGTACTATGGAGCAGCCATGTTCATCTACATGCGGCCCACTTCTGACCGGTCCCCCACCCAGGACAAGATGGTGTCAGCCTTCTACACCATCCTCACTCCCATGCTGAACCCCCTCATCTACAGCCTGCGCAACAGGGAGGTGTCCAGAGCATTCATGAAGGTGCTAGGGAAGGGAAAGTCTGGAGAGTGA
- the LOC139705648 gene encoding olfactory receptor 2M4-like — protein MQSGNRTSSPVFVLLGIFNHSPTHTFLFALVLGIFTVAIMGNSTMVLLIHLDAQLHTPMYFLLSQLSLTDLMLICTTVPRMAFNYLTGRNSISLAGCGAQIFFYVSLLGAECFLLAVMAYDRYVAICHPLRYTILMSQKLCVLMAVASWILGSLDGIIVLAAALSFSYCGSLEIHHFFCEVAGLLPLSCTDTSAFERLLFVCCVVMLILPVSVIFTSYSRVLRAVLRMGSGESRRKAFTTCSSHLMVVGLYYGAAMFIYMRPASIYTAEQDKMVSAFYTILTPMLNPLIYSLRNREVSRGLRKLLRRGRLL, from the coding sequence ATGCAGTCAGGAAACCGGACGTCTAGCCCTGTCTTCGTCCTGCTGGGCATCTTCAACCACAGCCCCACCCACACCTTCCTCTTTGCTCTGGTCCTGGGCATCTTCACAGTGGCCATCATGGGGAACTCCACCATGGTGCTCCTCATCCACCTGGACGCCCAGctgcacacccccatgtacttcctcctcagccagctctccctcaCGGACCTCATGCTCATCTGCACCACCGTCCCCAGGATGGCCTTCAACTACCTGACTGGCAGGAACTCCATCTCGCTAGCAGGCTGTGGAGCCCAGATATTCTTCTATGTGTCCCTGCTGGGAGCCGAGTGCTTCCTGTTGGCTGTCATGGCCTacgaccgctatgtggccatttgcCATCCCCTTCGGTACACCATCCTCATGAGTCAGAAACTCTGTGTGCTCATGGCGGTGGCTTCCTGGATCTTGGGGTCTCTTGATGGCATCATTGTGCTGGCAGCTGCCCTGTCATTCTCTTACTGTGGCTCTCTGGAAATACatcactttttctgtgaagtggcTGGCCTCTTGCCTCTCTCCTGCACAGACACGTCTGCATTTGAAAGGCTGCTCTTCGTCTGTTGTGTGGTGATGCTCATCCTGCCAGTTTCAGTTATTTTCACGTCCTATTCCCGTGTCCTCCGAGCTGTCCTCCGCATGGGCTCTGGAGAAAGCCGCCGCAAAGCCTTCaccacctgctcctcccacctcatGGTGGTGGGACTCTACTACGGGGCTGCCATGTTCATATACATGAGACCGGCCTCCATCTACACAGCGGAGCAGGACAAGATGGTGTCGGCCTTCTACACCAtcctcacccccatgctgaaccccctCATCTACAGCCTGCGCAACAGGGAGGTGTCCAGGGGGCTCAGGAAGCTCCTGAGGAGAGGAAGGTTACTGTGA
- the LOC139705649 gene encoding olfactory receptor 2M3-like — MAWGNQTSSPVFILLGIFNHSPTHTFLFALVLGIFTVAVMGNSTMVLLIHLDAQLHTPMYFLLSQLSLMDLMLISTTIPKMTFNYLSGRNSISLGGCGTQIFFYVSLMGAECFLLAAMAYDHYVAICHPLRYPVLMSQKVCGLMASASWLLGSLDGIIVIVVALSFPYCGSQEIPHFFCDVPALLTLACTDTLTFERMMLICCIIMLLFPVGIIIASYARVILAVIHMGSGEGRRKTFATCSSHLMVVGMYYGAAMFIYMRPTSDWSPTQDKMVSAFYTILTPMLNPLIYSLRNREVSRAFMKVLGKGKSGE; from the coding sequence ATGGCCTGGGGGAACCAGACCTCCAGCCCTGTCTTCATCCTGCTGGGCATCTTCAACCACAGCCCCACCCACACCTTCCTCTTTGCCCTGGTCCTGGGCATCTTCACAGTGGCCGTCATGGGGAACTCCACCATGGTGCTCCTCATCCACCTGGACGCCCAGctgcacacccccatgtacttcctcctcagccagctctccctcatGGATCTGATGCTCATCAGCACCACTATCCCCAAGATGACCTTCAACTATCTTTCTGGCAGGAACTCCATCTCTCTGGGAGGCTGCGGGACCCAGATATTCTTCTATGTGTCCCTGATGGGAGCCGAATGCTTCCTGTTGGCAGCAATGGCCTATGACCACTATGTGGCCATTTGCCACCCATTAAGATACCCAGTTCTCATGAGCCAGAAAGTCTGTGGTCTCATggcttctgcttcctggcttcttgGCTCCCTTGATGGTATAATTGTCATTGTGGTAGCCTTGTCCTTCCCATACTGTGGTTCCCAGGAAATACCCCACTTTTTCTGTGATGTCCCTGCCCTGCTCACCCTCGCATGCACTGACACCTTGACATTTGAAAGGATGATGTTGATCTGCTGCATCATTATGCTTCTGTTCCCTGTAGGCATCATCATTGCTTCCTATGCTCGTGTGATTCTGGCCGTCATTCACATGGGGTCTGGGGAGGGTCGCCGCAAAActtttgccacctgctcctcccacctcatGGTGGTGGGCATGTACTATGGAGCAGCCATGTTCATCTACATGCGGCCCACTTCTGACTGGTCCCCCACCCAGGACAAGATGGTGTCAGCCTTCTACACCAtcctcacccccatgctgaaccccctCATCTACAGCCTGCGCAACAGGGAGGTGTCCAGAGCATTCATGAAGGTGCTAGGGAAGGGAAAGTCTGGAGAGTGA